From the Neoarius graeffei isolate fNeoGra1 chromosome 1, fNeoGra1.pri, whole genome shotgun sequence genome, one window contains:
- the myripa gene encoding rab effector MyRIP isoform X5: MGRKLDMSNLTEEEAEHVMQVVQRDMQLRKTEEDRLSELKQELDQEESRCVLLSRQHGFNERCCIRCCSSFTFFLKPRRQCLDCRYNVCKRCCSYSETDKSWLCSACEKSRLLKTQSLEWFYSNVKRRFKRFGSAKVLKMLYTRHVGDQGSQVEFTEGSTYAESTDDSVYESDSTFYQHTEERSMAESISVALRVAKEVIDEAISKAEEQTGNQGKLKKASYLRDNRGELIEELTTMILQTIICKRRDVSEMHTECNLEAPPDQNCNSRSAFSLLTDEILAQHDKAEQSPMLCTQGLKKDDVPAIAGWNQNLDWMENSCASSVLQSPDGNWFALQSTQLSRLSLPTKRENLMFSALEKESGVISAYDRMATDTESDSDGAWGAAQVEILHKMSSSNLLNDPHATSSQSATKLPMKNTADQPQSDSDQNNPRPQIHKPSLPLLKRNVSLEDRHPSCQYHSGMGIIANPDGGESSEDGLEDKRGKRTRRRRRNKREATEGKGFQVCSGGRLSLSEPQDYGRMLLNYLLKCQSKRQSVSEFLSDETINADTPDSVTPDILKSGAMTPDDFTPEVQDPNTDHHVLSGASDQRLTSRLRELASQVNGTQLPLTRNGFDGVEEPVDERNEKREKGKKEERDKERREVLCDMEVDVDQEDSEMKEDKYQRVGKGLPDVEDHEIGNKKLRNLETLSTNMIDNLHNEILQETVEKQSAIDIEKTARMSWKECFDCNVEIKREPKEHRVRELNSTNNIDSEHQIKTTEDKANYMSERTHGDQNVEQDKKDRSECRGKEDTEPESVRKQDSVKNEAHITPEAQSPLAIDKQRETSVESCEKNEKVESQECSKQKKDTEYAAENKKDSVDNTGSEDNLDFGEEGNSEYKKMIVDVVKGLNIMEEERETNISNTKYSMSDFSDELSKEKEDIMGEQKEQHQMTLDNEMGFHNERMNRDDQTEESDVENERRGNLVEKTEDHSCVAEAEQCNDHTDVLDCTTSGQEEFLSPEEIYKKYSAASLRSITTEVLKVLNATEDLIQGAMGFSQAESWDRPALPSTQSKRLDERLSRLEENVYVAASAVFGLEAQLGDLEECARSISRETTEEELSQLEEQVASAAAQVQQSELQPQTIDSSRQHRRRLPAPPTQGKKT, translated from the exons TGAGCTGaaacaggagctggatcaggaggagAGTCGCTGTGTTCTGCTGTCACGCCAGCATGGCTTTAATGAGCGTTGCTGCATCCGCTGTTGCTCATCCTTCACCTTCTTTCTGAAGCCACGCCGCCAGTGCTTGGACTGTCGCTACAATGTCTGCAAGCGCTGTTGCTCATATTCTGAAACTGACAAAAGCTGGCTGTGCTCCGCCTGTGAGAAGAGCAG ACTACTGAAGACACAATCTCTAGAGTGGTTCTACAGTAATGTGAAGAGACGGTTTAAGAGGTTTGGAAGTGCCAAAGTGCTGAAGATGCTCTACACGAGACACGTTGGAGACCAGGGGAGTCAGGTTGAATTTACAG AGGGAAGTACATATGCTGAAAGCACTGATGACAGTGTTTATGAGAGTGACTCCACATTCTACCAGCATACTGAAG AGCGGAGCATGGCAGAGAGCATCAGCGTGGCACTGCGTGTGGCAAAAGAGGTCATAGATGAGGCTATTAGCAAGGCAGAGGAACAAACAGGCAATCAG ggGAAGCTGAAAAAGGCTTCTTACCTACGAGACAACAGAGGAGAGCTGATAGAAGAGCTCACCACCATGATTCTGCAAACA ATTATCTGCAAGAGGAGAGATGTATCTGAGATGCATACAGAGTGTAATTTGGAGGCACCACCTGATCAGAACTGTAAC TCCCGATCAGCCTTCTCACTCCTTACTGATGAAATACTGGCCCAGCATGACAAAGCTGAGCAGAGTCCCATGCTCTGCACACAAGGGCTGAAGAAGGATGATGTTCCTGCCATTGCTGGCTGGAATCAGAATTTGGACTGGATGGAAAACTCCT GTGCATCCTCAGTGTTACAGAGTCCAGATGGGAACTGGTTTGCCCTGCAGAGTACCCAACTGTCTCGGCTGAGCCTGCCGACCAAGCGCGAGAACCTGATGTTCAGTGCCCTGGAGAAGGAATCTGGTGTGATCTCAGCCTATGACAGAATGGCCACTGACACTGAGTCAGACTCTGATGGAGCCTGGGGTGCTGCCCAGGTTGAGATTCTCCACAAAATGTCCTCCAGTAACCTGTTAAATGACCCTCATGCCACCAGCTCACAATCAGCTACAAAATTACCCATGAAAAATACTGCTGACCAACCCCAAAGCGACAGTGACCAGAACAATCCTCGGCCCCAAATCCATAAGCCATCACTTCCTCTCCTGAAGAGGAACGTGTCTCTTGAGGACAGGCATCCGTCTTGCCAATACCATAGTGGCATGGGTATTATTGCAAACCCTGATGGTGGAGAAAGTAGTGAGGATGGCTTAGAGGACAAAAGGGGCAAGAGGACACGACGGCGAAGAAGAAATAAGCGTGAGGCTACAGAAGGGAAAGGCTTCCAAGTATGCAGTGGGGGAAGGCTGTCTTTATCTGAACCT cAGGACTATGGCAGGATGCTCCTGAATTATCTGTTGAAATGCCAGAGCAAGAGACAGAGCGTCTCAGAGTTTCTGAGTGACGAGACAATAAATGCAGACACGCCAGACTCCGTGACCCCAGACATTTTGAAATCCGGGGCCATGACTCCTGATGATTTTACACCTGAAGTACAAGACCCCAACACTGATCATCATGTTCTGAGTGGTGCTTCTGATCAGCGGCTGACatccagactgagagaactggCCAGTCAAGTCAATGGAACACAGCTCCCCTTAACCAGGAATGGGTTTGATGGAGTAGAAGAGCCTGTAGATGAGAGAAATGaaaagagagagaaggggaagAAAGAAGAGAGGGACAAAGAGAGAAGAGAAGTCTTATGTGATATGGAGGTGGATGTAGACCAGGAAGACTCAGAAATGAAAGAAGATAAATATCAAAGAGTAGGCAAAGGATTACCAGATGTAGAAGACCATGAGATAGGGAACAAAAAATTGAGGAATTTAGAAACCCTGAGCACAAATATGATTGATAATTTGCACAATGAAATATTACAAGAGACAGTAGAGAAACAAAGTGCAATTGATATAGAGAAAACTGCCAGAATGTCATGGAAAGAGTGCTTTGATTGTAATGTTGAGATAAAAAGAGAACCAAAAGAGCACAGAGTGAGAGAATTAAATAGTACCAATAACATTGACTCGGAGCATCagattaaaactactgaagacaaAGCAAATTATATGAGTGAGAGAACGCATGGAGACCAGAATGTTGAACAGGATAAGAAAGACAGATCAGAATGTCGAGGAAAAGAAGATACTGAGCCTGAATCTGTAAGAAAACAAGACAGCGTAAAGAATGAGGCACATATAACACCAGAGGCCCAAAGTCCTTTGGCGATAGACAAACAAAGAGAGACATCTGTAGAGAGCtgtgaaaaaaatgaaaaagttgagAGTCAAGAGTGCAGTAAGCAGAAAAAAGACACTGAATATGCAGCCGAAAATAAAAAGGACAGTGTCGACAATACAGGAAGTGAAGATAATCTTGATTTTGGTGAGGAAGGAAACTCAGAATATAAGAAAATGATTGTGGATGTAGTTAAGGGTTTAAATATTATGGAAGAGGAAAGAGAGACAAATATCAGCAATACAAAGTACAGCATGTCAGATTTCTCTGATGAATTGAGTAAGGAGAAGGAGGACATAATGGGAGAACAAAAAGAACAACATCAGATGACGCTGGATAATGAAATGGGATTCCATAATGAGAGAATGAACAGGGACGATCAAACAGAAGAGAGTGATGTGGAAAATGAGAGGCGAGGTAACTTGGTTGAGAAAACTGAAGATCATAGTTGTGTAGCTGAAGCAGAACAGTGTAATGACCACACGGATGTTCTGGACTGCACTACTTCTGGTCAGGAAGAGTTTCTCTCCCCAGAGGAAATCTACAAA aaGTATTCGGCTGCATCTCTGCGCAGCATCACCACTGAGGTGCTGAAGGTTCTCAACGCCACTGAAGATCTTATCCAGGGTGCCATGGGTTTCAGCCAGGCAGAGTCCTGGGATCGACCTGCCCTTCCTTCCACTCAGAGCAAGAGACTAGACGAGCGGCTCAGCAGACTAGAGGAAAAT GTATATGTTGCTGCTAGTGCCGTATTTGGGCTGGAGGCTCAACTGGGAGATCTTGAGGAGTGTGCACGTAGCATCAGCCGAGAAACCACAGAGGAAGAGCTGTCTCAGCTGGAGGAACAGGTGGCCTCAGCTGCTGCTCAAGTACAGCAGTCCGAGCTCCAG
- the myripa gene encoding rab effector MyRIP isoform X1 has product MGRKLDMSNLTEEEAEHVMQVVQRDMQLRKTEEDRLSELKQELDQEESRCVLLSRQHGFNERCCIRCCSSFTFFLKPRRQCLDCRYNVCKRCCSYSETDKSWLCSACEKSRLLKTQSLEWFYSNVKRRFKRFGSAKVLKMLYTRHVGDQGSQVEFTEGSTYAESTDDSVYESDSTFYQHTEERSMAESISVALRVAKEVIDEAISKAEEQTGNQGKLKKASYLRDNRGELIEELTTMILQTIICKRRDVSEMHTECNLEAPPDQNCNSRSAFSLLTDEILAQHDKAEQSPMLCTQGLKKDDVPAIAGWNQNLDWMENSCASSVLQSPDGNWFALQSTQLSRLSLPTKRENLMFSALEKESGVISAYDRMATDTESDSDGAWGAAQVEILHKMSSSNLLNDPHATSSQSATKLPMKNTADQPQSDSDQNNPRPQIHKPSLPLLKRNVSLEDRHPSCQYHSGMGIIANPDGGESSEDGLEDKRGKRTRRRRRNKREATEGKGFQVCSGGRLSLSEPQDYGRMLLNYLLKCQSKRQSVSEFLSDETINADTPDSVTPDILKSGAMTPDDFTPEVQDPNTDHHVLSGASDQRLTSRLRELASQVNGTQLPLTRNGFDGVEEPVDERNEKREKGKKEERDKERREVLCDMEVDVDQEDSEMKEDKYQRVGKGLPDVEDHEIGNKKLRNLETLSTNMIDNLHNEILQETVEKQSAIDIEKTARMSWKECFDCNVEIKREPKEHRVRELNSTNNIDSEHQIKTTEDKANYMSERTHGDQNVEQDKKDRSECRGKEDTEPESVRKQDSVKNEAHITPEAQSPLAIDKQRETSVESCEKNEKVESQECSKQKKDTEYAAENKKDSVDNTGSEDNLDFGEEGNSEYKKMIVDVVKGLNIMEEERETNISNTKYSMSDFSDELSKEKEDIMGEQKEQHQMTLDNEMGFHNERMNRDDQTEESDVENERRGNLVEKTEDHSCVAEAEQCNDHTDVLDCTTSGQEEFLSPEEIYKKYSAASLRSITTEVLKVLNATEDLIQGAMGFSQAESWDRPALPSTQSKRLDERLSRLEENVYVAASAVFGLEAQLGDLEECARSISRETTEEELSQLEEQVASAAAQVQQSELQVSDIAARIAALKNAGLNVTPQTRFSKPQTIDSSRQHRRRLPAPPTQGKKT; this is encoded by the exons TGAGCTGaaacaggagctggatcaggaggagAGTCGCTGTGTTCTGCTGTCACGCCAGCATGGCTTTAATGAGCGTTGCTGCATCCGCTGTTGCTCATCCTTCACCTTCTTTCTGAAGCCACGCCGCCAGTGCTTGGACTGTCGCTACAATGTCTGCAAGCGCTGTTGCTCATATTCTGAAACTGACAAAAGCTGGCTGTGCTCCGCCTGTGAGAAGAGCAG ACTACTGAAGACACAATCTCTAGAGTGGTTCTACAGTAATGTGAAGAGACGGTTTAAGAGGTTTGGAAGTGCCAAAGTGCTGAAGATGCTCTACACGAGACACGTTGGAGACCAGGGGAGTCAGGTTGAATTTACAG AGGGAAGTACATATGCTGAAAGCACTGATGACAGTGTTTATGAGAGTGACTCCACATTCTACCAGCATACTGAAG AGCGGAGCATGGCAGAGAGCATCAGCGTGGCACTGCGTGTGGCAAAAGAGGTCATAGATGAGGCTATTAGCAAGGCAGAGGAACAAACAGGCAATCAG ggGAAGCTGAAAAAGGCTTCTTACCTACGAGACAACAGAGGAGAGCTGATAGAAGAGCTCACCACCATGATTCTGCAAACA ATTATCTGCAAGAGGAGAGATGTATCTGAGATGCATACAGAGTGTAATTTGGAGGCACCACCTGATCAGAACTGTAAC TCCCGATCAGCCTTCTCACTCCTTACTGATGAAATACTGGCCCAGCATGACAAAGCTGAGCAGAGTCCCATGCTCTGCACACAAGGGCTGAAGAAGGATGATGTTCCTGCCATTGCTGGCTGGAATCAGAATTTGGACTGGATGGAAAACTCCT GTGCATCCTCAGTGTTACAGAGTCCAGATGGGAACTGGTTTGCCCTGCAGAGTACCCAACTGTCTCGGCTGAGCCTGCCGACCAAGCGCGAGAACCTGATGTTCAGTGCCCTGGAGAAGGAATCTGGTGTGATCTCAGCCTATGACAGAATGGCCACTGACACTGAGTCAGACTCTGATGGAGCCTGGGGTGCTGCCCAGGTTGAGATTCTCCACAAAATGTCCTCCAGTAACCTGTTAAATGACCCTCATGCCACCAGCTCACAATCAGCTACAAAATTACCCATGAAAAATACTGCTGACCAACCCCAAAGCGACAGTGACCAGAACAATCCTCGGCCCCAAATCCATAAGCCATCACTTCCTCTCCTGAAGAGGAACGTGTCTCTTGAGGACAGGCATCCGTCTTGCCAATACCATAGTGGCATGGGTATTATTGCAAACCCTGATGGTGGAGAAAGTAGTGAGGATGGCTTAGAGGACAAAAGGGGCAAGAGGACACGACGGCGAAGAAGAAATAAGCGTGAGGCTACAGAAGGGAAAGGCTTCCAAGTATGCAGTGGGGGAAGGCTGTCTTTATCTGAACCT cAGGACTATGGCAGGATGCTCCTGAATTATCTGTTGAAATGCCAGAGCAAGAGACAGAGCGTCTCAGAGTTTCTGAGTGACGAGACAATAAATGCAGACACGCCAGACTCCGTGACCCCAGACATTTTGAAATCCGGGGCCATGACTCCTGATGATTTTACACCTGAAGTACAAGACCCCAACACTGATCATCATGTTCTGAGTGGTGCTTCTGATCAGCGGCTGACatccagactgagagaactggCCAGTCAAGTCAATGGAACACAGCTCCCCTTAACCAGGAATGGGTTTGATGGAGTAGAAGAGCCTGTAGATGAGAGAAATGaaaagagagagaaggggaagAAAGAAGAGAGGGACAAAGAGAGAAGAGAAGTCTTATGTGATATGGAGGTGGATGTAGACCAGGAAGACTCAGAAATGAAAGAAGATAAATATCAAAGAGTAGGCAAAGGATTACCAGATGTAGAAGACCATGAGATAGGGAACAAAAAATTGAGGAATTTAGAAACCCTGAGCACAAATATGATTGATAATTTGCACAATGAAATATTACAAGAGACAGTAGAGAAACAAAGTGCAATTGATATAGAGAAAACTGCCAGAATGTCATGGAAAGAGTGCTTTGATTGTAATGTTGAGATAAAAAGAGAACCAAAAGAGCACAGAGTGAGAGAATTAAATAGTACCAATAACATTGACTCGGAGCATCagattaaaactactgaagacaaAGCAAATTATATGAGTGAGAGAACGCATGGAGACCAGAATGTTGAACAGGATAAGAAAGACAGATCAGAATGTCGAGGAAAAGAAGATACTGAGCCTGAATCTGTAAGAAAACAAGACAGCGTAAAGAATGAGGCACATATAACACCAGAGGCCCAAAGTCCTTTGGCGATAGACAAACAAAGAGAGACATCTGTAGAGAGCtgtgaaaaaaatgaaaaagttgagAGTCAAGAGTGCAGTAAGCAGAAAAAAGACACTGAATATGCAGCCGAAAATAAAAAGGACAGTGTCGACAATACAGGAAGTGAAGATAATCTTGATTTTGGTGAGGAAGGAAACTCAGAATATAAGAAAATGATTGTGGATGTAGTTAAGGGTTTAAATATTATGGAAGAGGAAAGAGAGACAAATATCAGCAATACAAAGTACAGCATGTCAGATTTCTCTGATGAATTGAGTAAGGAGAAGGAGGACATAATGGGAGAACAAAAAGAACAACATCAGATGACGCTGGATAATGAAATGGGATTCCATAATGAGAGAATGAACAGGGACGATCAAACAGAAGAGAGTGATGTGGAAAATGAGAGGCGAGGTAACTTGGTTGAGAAAACTGAAGATCATAGTTGTGTAGCTGAAGCAGAACAGTGTAATGACCACACGGATGTTCTGGACTGCACTACTTCTGGTCAGGAAGAGTTTCTCTCCCCAGAGGAAATCTACAAA aaGTATTCGGCTGCATCTCTGCGCAGCATCACCACTGAGGTGCTGAAGGTTCTCAACGCCACTGAAGATCTTATCCAGGGTGCCATGGGTTTCAGCCAGGCAGAGTCCTGGGATCGACCTGCCCTTCCTTCCACTCAGAGCAAGAGACTAGACGAGCGGCTCAGCAGACTAGAGGAAAAT GTATATGTTGCTGCTAGTGCCGTATTTGGGCTGGAGGCTCAACTGGGAGATCTTGAGGAGTGTGCACGTAGCATCAGCCGAGAAACCACAGAGGAAGAGCTGTCTCAGCTGGAGGAACAGGTGGCCTCAGCTGCTGCTCAAGTACAGCAGTCCGAGCTCCAG
- the myripa gene encoding rab effector MyRIP isoform X6, with protein MSASAVAHILKLTKAGCAPPVRRAEFIRCHFFPNITKTALHGSVERLLKTQSLEWFYSNVKRRFKRFGSAKVLKMLYTRHVGDQGSQVEFTEGSTYAESTDDSVYESDSTFYQHTEERSMAESISVALRVAKEVIDEAISKAEEQTGNQGKLKKASYLRDNRGELIEELTTMILQTIICKRRDVSEMHTECNLEAPPDQNCNSRSAFSLLTDEILAQHDKAEQSPMLCTQGLKKDDVPAIAGWNQNLDWMENSCASSVLQSPDGNWFALQSTQLSRLSLPTKRENLMFSALEKESGVISAYDRMATDTESDSDGAWGAAQVEILHKMSSSNLLNDPHATSSQSATKLPMKNTADQPQSDSDQNNPRPQIHKPSLPLLKRNVSLEDRHPSCQYHSGMGIIANPDGGESSEDGLEDKRGKRTRRRRRNKREATEGKGFQVCSGGRLSLSEPQDYGRMLLNYLLKCQSKRQSVSEFLSDETINADTPDSVTPDILKSGAMTPDDFTPEVQDPNTDHHVLSGASDQRLTSRLRELASQVNGTQLPLTRNGFDGVEEPVDERNEKREKGKKEERDKERREVLCDMEVDVDQEDSEMKEDKYQRVGKGLPDVEDHEIGNKKLRNLETLSTNMIDNLHNEILQETVEKQSAIDIEKTARMSWKECFDCNVEIKREPKEHRVRELNSTNNIDSEHQIKTTEDKANYMSERTHGDQNVEQDKKDRSECRGKEDTEPESVRKQDSVKNEAHITPEAQSPLAIDKQRETSVESCEKNEKVESQECSKQKKDTEYAAENKKDSVDNTGSEDNLDFGEEGNSEYKKMIVDVVKGLNIMEEERETNISNTKYSMSDFSDELSKEKEDIMGEQKEQHQMTLDNEMGFHNERMNRDDQTEESDVENERRGNLVEKTEDHSCVAEAEQCNDHTDVLDCTTSGQEEFLSPEEIYKKYSAASLRSITTEVLKVLNATEDLIQGAMGFSQAESWDRPALPSTQSKRLDERLSRLEENVYVAASAVFGLEAQLGDLEECARSISRETTEEELSQLEEQVASAAAQVQQSELQVSDIAARIAALKNAGLNVTPQTRFSKPQTIDSSRQHRRRLPAPPTQGKKT; from the exons ATGTCTGCAAGCGCTGTTGCTCATATTCTGAAACTGACAAAAGCTGGCTGTGCTCCGCCTGTGAGAAGAGCAG AGTTCATTCGATGCCACTTTTTCCCGAACATTACCAAAACTGCACTGCATGGCTCTGTCGAGAG ACTACTGAAGACACAATCTCTAGAGTGGTTCTACAGTAATGTGAAGAGACGGTTTAAGAGGTTTGGAAGTGCCAAAGTGCTGAAGATGCTCTACACGAGACACGTTGGAGACCAGGGGAGTCAGGTTGAATTTACAG AGGGAAGTACATATGCTGAAAGCACTGATGACAGTGTTTATGAGAGTGACTCCACATTCTACCAGCATACTGAAG AGCGGAGCATGGCAGAGAGCATCAGCGTGGCACTGCGTGTGGCAAAAGAGGTCATAGATGAGGCTATTAGCAAGGCAGAGGAACAAACAGGCAATCAG ggGAAGCTGAAAAAGGCTTCTTACCTACGAGACAACAGAGGAGAGCTGATAGAAGAGCTCACCACCATGATTCTGCAAACA ATTATCTGCAAGAGGAGAGATGTATCTGAGATGCATACAGAGTGTAATTTGGAGGCACCACCTGATCAGAACTGTAAC TCCCGATCAGCCTTCTCACTCCTTACTGATGAAATACTGGCCCAGCATGACAAAGCTGAGCAGAGTCCCATGCTCTGCACACAAGGGCTGAAGAAGGATGATGTTCCTGCCATTGCTGGCTGGAATCAGAATTTGGACTGGATGGAAAACTCCT GTGCATCCTCAGTGTTACAGAGTCCAGATGGGAACTGGTTTGCCCTGCAGAGTACCCAACTGTCTCGGCTGAGCCTGCCGACCAAGCGCGAGAACCTGATGTTCAGTGCCCTGGAGAAGGAATCTGGTGTGATCTCAGCCTATGACAGAATGGCCACTGACACTGAGTCAGACTCTGATGGAGCCTGGGGTGCTGCCCAGGTTGAGATTCTCCACAAAATGTCCTCCAGTAACCTGTTAAATGACCCTCATGCCACCAGCTCACAATCAGCTACAAAATTACCCATGAAAAATACTGCTGACCAACCCCAAAGCGACAGTGACCAGAACAATCCTCGGCCCCAAATCCATAAGCCATCACTTCCTCTCCTGAAGAGGAACGTGTCTCTTGAGGACAGGCATCCGTCTTGCCAATACCATAGTGGCATGGGTATTATTGCAAACCCTGATGGTGGAGAAAGTAGTGAGGATGGCTTAGAGGACAAAAGGGGCAAGAGGACACGACGGCGAAGAAGAAATAAGCGTGAGGCTACAGAAGGGAAAGGCTTCCAAGTATGCAGTGGGGGAAGGCTGTCTTTATCTGAACCT cAGGACTATGGCAGGATGCTCCTGAATTATCTGTTGAAATGCCAGAGCAAGAGACAGAGCGTCTCAGAGTTTCTGAGTGACGAGACAATAAATGCAGACACGCCAGACTCCGTGACCCCAGACATTTTGAAATCCGGGGCCATGACTCCTGATGATTTTACACCTGAAGTACAAGACCCCAACACTGATCATCATGTTCTGAGTGGTGCTTCTGATCAGCGGCTGACatccagactgagagaactggCCAGTCAAGTCAATGGAACACAGCTCCCCTTAACCAGGAATGGGTTTGATGGAGTAGAAGAGCCTGTAGATGAGAGAAATGaaaagagagagaaggggaagAAAGAAGAGAGGGACAAAGAGAGAAGAGAAGTCTTATGTGATATGGAGGTGGATGTAGACCAGGAAGACTCAGAAATGAAAGAAGATAAATATCAAAGAGTAGGCAAAGGATTACCAGATGTAGAAGACCATGAGATAGGGAACAAAAAATTGAGGAATTTAGAAACCCTGAGCACAAATATGATTGATAATTTGCACAATGAAATATTACAAGAGACAGTAGAGAAACAAAGTGCAATTGATATAGAGAAAACTGCCAGAATGTCATGGAAAGAGTGCTTTGATTGTAATGTTGAGATAAAAAGAGAACCAAAAGAGCACAGAGTGAGAGAATTAAATAGTACCAATAACATTGACTCGGAGCATCagattaaaactactgaagacaaAGCAAATTATATGAGTGAGAGAACGCATGGAGACCAGAATGTTGAACAGGATAAGAAAGACAGATCAGAATGTCGAGGAAAAGAAGATACTGAGCCTGAATCTGTAAGAAAACAAGACAGCGTAAAGAATGAGGCACATATAACACCAGAGGCCCAAAGTCCTTTGGCGATAGACAAACAAAGAGAGACATCTGTAGAGAGCtgtgaaaaaaatgaaaaagttgagAGTCAAGAGTGCAGTAAGCAGAAAAAAGACACTGAATATGCAGCCGAAAATAAAAAGGACAGTGTCGACAATACAGGAAGTGAAGATAATCTTGATTTTGGTGAGGAAGGAAACTCAGAATATAAGAAAATGATTGTGGATGTAGTTAAGGGTTTAAATATTATGGAAGAGGAAAGAGAGACAAATATCAGCAATACAAAGTACAGCATGTCAGATTTCTCTGATGAATTGAGTAAGGAGAAGGAGGACATAATGGGAGAACAAAAAGAACAACATCAGATGACGCTGGATAATGAAATGGGATTCCATAATGAGAGAATGAACAGGGACGATCAAACAGAAGAGAGTGATGTGGAAAATGAGAGGCGAGGTAACTTGGTTGAGAAAACTGAAGATCATAGTTGTGTAGCTGAAGCAGAACAGTGTAATGACCACACGGATGTTCTGGACTGCACTACTTCTGGTCAGGAAGAGTTTCTCTCCCCAGAGGAAATCTACAAA aaGTATTCGGCTGCATCTCTGCGCAGCATCACCACTGAGGTGCTGAAGGTTCTCAACGCCACTGAAGATCTTATCCAGGGTGCCATGGGTTTCAGCCAGGCAGAGTCCTGGGATCGACCTGCCCTTCCTTCCACTCAGAGCAAGAGACTAGACGAGCGGCTCAGCAGACTAGAGGAAAAT GTATATGTTGCTGCTAGTGCCGTATTTGGGCTGGAGGCTCAACTGGGAGATCTTGAGGAGTGTGCACGTAGCATCAGCCGAGAAACCACAGAGGAAGAGCTGTCTCAGCTGGAGGAACAGGTGGCCTCAGCTGCTGCTCAAGTACAGCAGTCCGAGCTCCAG